From the genome of Pieris brassicae chromosome Z, ilPieBrab1.1, whole genome shotgun sequence:
ttattaatctttgttaatttttagtactataataatctaacacaaatatatctttatctAGGTTAGCATCAAGCATACACATTTCTTTgtctgtttataatttttcatgaAGATCACATTCCATCATCCATTGCTGCCCCTGCTGGATGTAGTAAAAtgttgggtctaagacatATTGTCCTTCACTATGTGAGAAAACATTAAACACACATAGAGAAAGAAATCAAAAACTCAAGCCTGAAAGCATAATTTACCACAAGAAATACcttcttaaattttaaaacactcCTCATAAGTAGCTAGGAGCTTTTGAAGCATTTgagcattaaatatattttcattattcattttatccatacatatgtaaatattaaaaatcatatttttcctATGCATAATGCTTGTGTTAATTTATGATTACACCTAATTTGTGACATAgtactttgttttaaataattatgggctgtgttttgtttcagtattAATTAGTCATGAGCAAGCTATGCAGGCAAGTTTCCATAGAGTCACCTGGACCAGCTCTAAGGGAGTGTGTATTTAGTTTCGATGTACCAGTGCCCGATGTACCCATGTATGGAGCCAGAATAAGAGTTGTATATGCTGGGGCTTGTTATAGAGCTCATCGCACTCGTTCTGCGTCAGTTTGTAGTACTTCATCTGTTTCGTCCATTGGAAGTCTCTCTGGAGAATTAGAGGGGTTTGGTTTACATTCAACAACTCCATCACATATTGGCTTCCGTGATGGTGCTCTGTTCCCGGGATATGAGGTTGCTGGAATTGTTGATGCTATTGGAAAAGCAGCTGAGACTGATGGCATTTGTGAAGGAGCTAGAATCGTCCTATATCCATATGAGGGTGTACCACATGGGTATGCAGACTTTATTGTTGTTCCAGATTTTAAATGCCTTGTGCCAGTTCCAGATAGCTTGCCTTTAAGCGTAGCTGCAATGCTACCAACAGGCGCCTTATTAGCCACAAATACTGTATATACGGCAATTGATAGCCTGAACAAAATAATTGAAGGTCCTAATAGGAAGGATAAAGTAACAGTATTGATTGTTGGAACAGGTGGCCTAGCCCTGTGGGCTCTTCGTATTGCATCCCATTTCTTTAAACAAAGCCCACACCAttcgaaaattaatatatccGTTGCAACAATTAAAGATGAAGGTTTTGTCCTAGCCAAAGAAAGTGAAGAGTAAgtgttcattaattataaaataatttagattattattatttgatttataataagttaacATATTGTATGTTTAGGGTGAAAGTCGTGCAATGGTCTGAAGATTTATATGAACGCCAATTGATTGAGCGCACAACAGATGCCTGTGGGGGGCCAGTTGATATAGTACTCAACTTTGGTACCACATCACGATCATTGCACCGATCACTGCAATGTCTTGCTCCTGTAAGTAATCAAATATGACTTAACTTCATAAAATGTGGTAGTGATTTCTTTAATTAcatcctttttttatattaaacacattAGGGTGGCCTGGTTCTTGTGACTGAGGATGTCGGTGAGAAATTGTTACCGAAATTTGCTAAGAAGGCAGAGGATATGAATGTTAGCATTGTTGTTGTGCCAAATGGCACAATTGAACAGTTAAGAGAACTAGTTCAGCTAGTTGCTAATGGCGAGGTAAGACTTAACTACAGTCAACACCATTTACGACGACAATATAACTGGTATGTTGTTCTatacgatgtcgtcgtaaacggttttgactattagaaaattaagtcgAGAAAGacttaagtatattttattattataaatagcatattttttttgttaattatattaatattaagtagaAGAGATGCAGAACAAAGCAAATGTTACCATAccctaaaagaaaaattatttaaatatttcattttaattattgttgttaatttgtttgttcgaaactaagattgttttatgaaactacatgatattcaaatatttttttagatcgAACCCCCACCACATTCAGTCTTTCCAGCGGATGAGGCACAGGAAGTAGTGAGGAAGCTTTGTAATTCCGAGATACAAGGTCGAGCGATTTTGAAATTTCACGATGTTGACTAAAATGCCTCATAAGCAAATCATGAACAGTAATGATAATCAATAGAAAATTTTGTTGAAACGAAAATGTTACAAAGCACAATGAATAGTATTCattcaacaaaataaacattactatagtatttgaaaattaaaatatgcttgacaaatatgatatatttttggtGATTGGCCAATTATAATTGCCTATAATTTAAGCCTATATTAAGAAACtgattcttaatataaaacaaatatacaagaTATTATCGGTAGTCTTTAAGAAAACAGTTATAAAACGTTAGTATCGTGCttgttacttttatataaaaataatggtgACTATCGTATCAATAACCGAACTAACTTAGTCTACGTATTGCAATAAGACCGTATGTGTATAGTTATTTCTTAGAATTCAAAACGTATTATACCTAACAAGTTTGACAAATTGCAATTAATTGTACTTTAAGTCTGCAAATTTGATAGCTTCTTTAGGTCTACTTTGTGTGATATATAGCAGAATAAATGTTGAgtcatgaaaatatttatttatataaaaagtattctataaatattatactaaagatactGTTAATGTAGCATGTAGTCGTTAAggataattgtaaaattttattgaactcATGAATCATTAACTAATTAGTATAAACATCACGAGataaatgtatgtttgtattaattagGCCTTGTGAATAAatcagttattatatatttgagtCAAAGAATTGAGATAAGATTCGAGTCAGTAGTACTAATGTCGTATTCTTCAAGTGATATTTGGTAAACATTTTATGCAAGGTTATTTTTCGACGAAGTACagaattaaaagtattttaaaatatctagtcATGTAATTCGAGTgaaaaagttgtttttaatttccctCAACTGATGTTACAAGTATTCATTTTATGTAGATATAGTTAAGTAGGTAACGAATTACAAAATTGGtattttgtgaaaaatatttaataataaatgtatttataaaaataagtattttatttcgaatcataaaattagtttcagtccaaatttgttattaatttcttgTTGTGATTAACTGCTCGGAAATCTTTGAAAAGATACAAAGACTTAAGATTCTTCATCCCTTGCAAGAGAGACTTTGTTGTAACTTCCCGATGTTTTGTTCCCCAGATATCAATAACTGATCTTATTTCTTCATTGGTACCTGCATGAAGTATTATTAAGACAGTCGATGATCCGACCCCACCTTTCTTGATAGTTGCACTGGCTCCGCAAGATTTTATGGCCACATTGTCGAcgtgtatataatttatggtaTAACCAGGAAAATAGTTCTCATATACATACAGTTGACCTTCATTTATTGTCACTGGCCGATTTTCTACAACCGCTGAGTCCATGTGATTCAAACTTTGGTGCCATTCTCCAATTTCTAGTGGCATTTTAGTTTGTCCGCAGAAATTTCTACCGACCGCTGGTCTTAGAATAACCAGAATACAATACGTTAATCGATCCATTTACATACAAGACTGAAGTATCGAACACCTGCTCCTCATTGTTTGAAAACAATGCATAGCAAAAAAGTAACTTTGAAACTTCACCTAATCAATGTAACAcgtcgagaaaaaatattagcgAACGTTTATTGTCATTTAACTTTAGACTTAGAAGAGTGAACTGAATTGCAAGCTTATCAAGTAGTATAGTCGTCCTCCATACTATCAATTGCACGTCTGCATCTGTGACACATATTATATCATTATGTAAGAGGTTTCCTTTTAACGTTAGTTTCATTTCACCTCTCGCCATAGattttctctttattttttttcattgataCCAGGCATTAAGGAAAACCAAAAACCCGAAAAAGCATTATCggtattaaaacaaatcattaacgtaatgaatatattttacacataatatcacctcgacatcaaaacaataaatctaaGAATCCGCTTTAGaaaaaaagacaataataattaatacaagaACAATTTAACATAGATTTTGATATTATGAGTTCCATAAGATGAGATGAAAGAGATCGATATAgatctttttttaaacctaaTATGTTCTACACATAAACagtataatgaaaataatgtgGTAGTTAAGATCAGTTTTATTCGATTTCAACCAATCTGTCGCAGGGATGACCCAAGGCAACTGTTGTATCGTTAGCCCGGGTCCGTCTGGCATTAATGGAATGCCGCCAATACAAGGATACCTTAATGCTCATGATGGACAAAAAACACTTGTCGGAAGGTCACTAAGAAGTAATGTTTGCGCTTTAAGTAAATGTAGTATTTTGAACTTGTAAGATGAAGATGCCTTCATAATTATACAGACAAGAAAAACAGATACATGTTTCGAAAAGATTATactagaattttatattatcaagTCTAGTAAAAGTGTAAAACGAAGTCTTTTATAGGACGGAACTTTTGGACAATCTGTCTTACGGAACTCGAGAATAAGTTTAGtacaaaacatttactaaTGGCTCGTTGCTGGAAGCTGGCTCGAAGTACATTGACGTATGTTAGTCCGTGGCGTCACACAAACTTATGTTAACTgtaaaattatagtaaacaGTTATAGtaaacaattacaataaaaagttACATGAGCAACATCTCACATAAGGGAAGTTAGTTTACAAatgtttacaattaattacacaatacgtctataattttatcaaagtaGTTGTTTAGGCCAATGATTTCTCGTTCTAAGGAAAAATAAGTTCTGGTATAATACAGTAGTTTTCAATACGAACATTATCAAAAAAGTATATGGCTCAAACCAATAATTACGTactaaataattctataaagtttaagtaaataatatttgaatatagttttagataagattaagtatattttaagctACCAAGGCATAAAATAAGGCACTTACCATACTGTTGCCAAagttatacaaacaaatataataatcgcAATAGACGAACTAAAagtcgtaaataaaaaaaaaatcgtggATGTTATATATTAGAACACCCTTCATAACTACAGACTGACAACACAATTCTACGCAAacagattaaatttttatgatttaatattttttttaatctgttttttttctatcgaccATGGAAACGAATAATTTACCAATACTAACCAACTTTGGCAACACTATCTCTAcgaaaataactattataataaacgtgCATGCCGTGACAGCGAATTTCTGCtgatttgtaattttacactaaaataacaatacatgGAACACCATTAGTCCAGCTTTGATATccgtttcaaatatatttatatgtcaaacaaataaattgaaaagatATAGGAAACACCACAAAATTGAACACTTTCACAAAGACATCACAGAGCCACGAAATAATCCGTCAATTTAGCATCATTATTATGCAAACTTGACATCGTTGATGACCTAATTATTGATGCAATCAGCACTTTGTGCCATTGCCAGGCAATTTTAATTCGGAATCAGGTTTATAAAGTAGCTCATGTGCTGTTGATATGAAACAACAGGTTATTAAGGtgattgtaaaatttaattaaatacatttgacTTGGTTTAACTGCAAGACGGAATGTTATAAAGTGCTCGGTGAtagaaaaattaagtaatatcaAACTGCCATAAGTATTTTCTAACCtacattaaatgtattattaccGATCCTACATTGCTACACtaatatgtattacatattttttatttttttaataattcgtcAGATAAAGGTAATAAGTTCGATTAAGgttatttgttaatgtttatataagcCGCTAGAGACGGATCGGTAATTAGTGTAAGCATTGTAATTGAcattgtctttaaaaatattttaattccgaatgtaaatttttaattatttaaaattttatttcataatagtCTAGAGCATAGAGTTTAAtacaatacttaaaaaaaaattgtacaaaatttagaagaatttaaaaaagtcatGGAGGTATTACCGaggcaattattttaatattactaagctaaacgatattttaaatgcatttaacattattgtatgtttattcTAATAGGAATAAACATACACGGGCAcgattttttacataatatactttgacttaacattaaaaattgattattaCAGATTTATAAAGGACGGATTTTAGAAACATTTTATAgtgaaaattgttaattttaaattctgcGACAATGTCAATTATCAATTGGTCAATATTTTAACACCTATATATAATTCACATTAAAATACGCACACAGGATACTTTTagcattaatttatattacggAAAACAAATCGTGGaagtcatatttatttttataattaaataaaaataacaaataatgattatgatataaataatattttggaaattcGAGATTCCCTATGTTAAAGTACATTTGTTCGAGAACGGctacttataaaatttacgaGATAACCTAAAAGTTaagtacaattaatatttttatgctaAAAGTGTCTTGTCTACGGAAGGCCAAATGGGccacttataaaatatataacattattttacatatgtatagTTGCCGCCGTGTATCGCGCCTCACCACGTCGCCAGCTCCATTGCGATGGCCGAtactgttaaataatataaacctaTTAGAAACCGCTATATCCATATAAAAACTCTGTATAGCGAAGAAATTGATAAATTCAATGGGCCTGTGACAAACAGGCTTAATCTCATTTTAATAGGTAATTTCTGTGTGACCATAGATAGATTTTTATACCACAGATAGATGCCCCGAATTGTGTCTAAGAATGTTATTTTCTTGGTTTTGGTCATAATCATATGCTTGTCAAGTGCGTggatagttattattttgtaatatttaaagttcaaCCTTCCTTATCTGTATAgggtagtttttttatataataatttatataataatatatacaaacgaGCCTGCGGCAcacccaaaaagggcagtcgcgcagcccatagacactcatttttagtgggtgcgttgccggcctttttagATATCTCAAAATTGAACTGTTCTCTAAGTTGAAATATACTTGATCATTCCGAATGTAGCatacatttgtaatattatccACACACGCATAGCagattatgtaatattataacgaACAAAATCGAAAAACAAGATTTATAAGGAATATTACCCTGATAAGTAATTGACCGCTTCGTGTGTGTGGATTTTTGAAAGCGTAGAGAACCCATCCAGCAAAACTGCACAGCGAAATGACAATGACCAATGAGACCACTACACCACCGATTGTAGAGTGTTGCTTCGGAACCGGAACATCTGGTGTACCTTCTGTGTGCAATTTGCGTGCTTCTTCTGAAAAAATACGAATTTTATCTACTGGCCAATAATTTTAGGCAAGTACGTAAGCCTTTAGACCTCAGGGTTAAGAATCGCATGCGTTTACATTTACACTTTTCAAATATTGGCATTTCAAACTTGGCAAACCAGTTATGCAATCAAATAGTCAAAAGTTCACTTAGTGAGCTATATCTATTGTATCGAGttgcaatacatttttttttctataaaattgttcataattttctataaatcaGTAAGCACTTGTGTGATTTATTCTGACATATTCACAATAGTGATAGGCAATAATcgaaaaatttacattatttttatatcattaggGCAAGATTCAGAATCGAGACTAAGACTCCTAGCGCTAAGACATAACTCATCAATCATAAtacatcaaataaataaatgcaattcATAATATTGCACATCGCAGCCTCCTGTTATATACCTCATTACTGGGCCTGGGATACGTGTTATGTAATCTAAGTTTAGATTGCTCTAAACATTTATTCGTTAAGTTATCCATTCCACGATACTCAAGCTAAAACGTCCGTCAAGATAAAATGGTTTTTTGTCTCattctttatttgtaattttgttattcAAACTTGTAGAGTTGTCGGTTAAAGGAACGCCAACAATATTTCATACAAGAGTTTTCTCAGGGGTAACAGCATCAAGAAATAAAACCCCCGTAAATAACGGtaatataatacaacattcaataggtttttttaaatatattgaatgtgTGTTACATAACACTCTGATATTGTATGGGCTTACTGAATATCAAGGTTGCTGGTGACAGCTGACAGGTGAAACTTAAAGCTGAGTTGGgcctatttttgtataaagttattgtttgttttatatttgtgtaatattttttttatttcattatttatgcAAGACAGCTGCAGCAGAAAATTCCTTAGATCTCAACCTCGTAAATTTTCTACTTTCTTTATTATGTACTTACGTTCATCCGAACGATTATCAGTCGTGTAGATTGTATTCTTGGTATCAGATGTGTGACTGACACGCGCCGGACAAGTTGTTTGGTCCTTGATCGCGACAGCTTCGCaatctattaataaaagtaattattaatcaaaaatataatgaacttattcgtaaatacaaaataatgtacGAATGTCAATCGTGTATTAGGaaataactagtctggccataaataaggttacatgaaactttttttttaacttattatttattcataattacgattttgcgccatttcacacatttttcgtgtttattatcaaattacaatatggcatggggtgttaaaaaaaataggattgcatcgccttgcacaaagtgggtatgaagccgtcggtcatattccagacacttcaaaagcttggtatcagccgtatgtgcgtatatcgtactatcataagatacaacaacacttcgttcGTCGAAGCCCAAAAAAATCGAGGCGGCCGCCTGCTGTCAGAACTATAAAGGCGAGTTCGTCGAAAATCTTCAGGAAGCAAAAAAtgttatcgcgagaaatgaagatttcCCCTGGGACCgtgtcgcgtattataaaacaagacc
Proteins encoded in this window:
- the LOC123718716 gene encoding uncharacterized protein LOC123718716; translation: MSKLCRQVSIESPGPALRECVFSFDVPVPDVPMYGARIRVVYAGACYRAHRTRSASVCSTSSVSSIGSLSGELEGFGLHSTTPSHIGFRDGALFPGYEVAGIVDAIGKAAETDGICEGARIVLYPYEGVPHGYADFIVVPDFKCLVPVPDSLPLSVAAMLPTGALLATNTVYTAIDSLNKIIEGPNRKDKVTVLIVGTGGLALWALRIASHFFKQSPHHSKINISVATIKDEGFVLAKESEEVKVVQWSEDLYERQLIERTTDACGGPVDIVLNFGTTSRSLHRSLQCLAPGGLVLVTEDVGEKLLPKFAKKAEDMNVSIVVVPNGTIEQLRELVQLVANGEIEPPPHSVFPADEAQEVVRKLCNSEIQGRAILKFHDVD